One Parasteatoda tepidariorum isolate YZ-2023 chromosome 1, CAS_Ptep_4.0, whole genome shotgun sequence genomic window, AGGCTTggtgattattctgccacagaatATGAAAATCTTCCCAGCTATCCCACTAAATCCTCATCTTTGGAAGATTTACTAATTAGTGTATTTGTACCAAATTAATCTTCAAGTTCTTATGATTTCTGGGCAGTGGCACATGAAAATCCCTCACAGACTGgggaaactttgaaaaataaaactcagaGAGCAACCAGATAAAATGACATTgttcttaattcattttatttgatgGTTTATTTTATTGCCAGAATAGAGAGCAATCTATAAGACATAAAAGTTTCATTGGGATATTTTGTATTGGTACCTGTTTATGCCACCAAAGGGTTTTCTTTTccttgcaaacaattttaaaaagtacttagtGGTATACCTGAAGTTGACTATTGGGAGATATTTCCATGTCTTGATCTGTTGTTCCAACTACAATTGCTGAGGAGTCTAATGggttttaaacttcaaaaattaggaaaagaTTTGACTGTGTATAGGATACTAGTGATTCCTTTCGAGTTAATGATGGTTttgacaacaaaattttttttaagaaaaggttTCTTGCGTGCCACTGCCTGACTGTTGCTGAAACTTGGTGACTTTTTTGGACAAGCACCAGTAcagaaatcttaattttttgtaatattctaattatttcttttaaccttTATTCTGTTTTATGTAAATTCATTTCCCTCGCAAAATCTAGTGTAAGGGttctaaaaattagtttcttttagtattagttggaattttaaaaaaaattatttaatagctaagtttaattaataaacttaaattaattcttatattttttagaggcggaaaaaatatgttaaaattttaagatttccgatggagttcttttttttattttaatacttttatttgtttgaagttAATTCTGCCTCTGAAACAagctatgtttttaaattcttttttccataatatatttttttcttgcaaaagttttatctaatatttaatttgctctATTTATGCAGGACGTGCACAAATTGTGATTGTGGATTCTATGGACTTCGTAGATTTTTATCCTGCTACGGAATTTGGAGTTATATTTGTAACAGAAGCTGATTTAGTGGCTGAAACCaactacaaaagaaatttagctaaattaaaaaaggtaaataacaaaatacagtaaccaatactaataaaataactgGTTTATGAAATCAggctctttttaaaataaactctgCAAGAATGGAATCATTACAAtatcaaaacatgaaaaaaaccatccttttataaaatcatgatcaccgttttgtaaaattaaatttttgtgggacatatgtttaaaatatttgaaaactctgATCTTTCTATTTTATCCAGTTTTGAAAGTGTATACAAtatgataaattcaataaaattttcatacaataacaaatttcattgggccttcaacaaaaaaacaaaaagagcaaaactaaaaaaaaaaccatgaaaaagggaatgttaaaaaatccaagtgaaaaaaatatacagtttacAAATGAAGAAAAGTTGTTGTATATATCCAGCAtcctgaaaattttgatttatatacatTTCGGTACTATTCTGTTTCAGGAggccataaaaaaaacttttcgataATTAATTCACTggttttaataatagttttgcaattttttatgccCCCTGACACCtaaatttctttccattttcaGACAgacataatatttcattttatttataagcattttagtAATACTTAGAAATTACTTTTGGAATTTGTTCCCATacataattctaaatttcaatgtttcttgaagttttaattcaatcaattctattatttattaactccctaaaaataatgaaaaagatagctaaaaatattaaaacaacatttgattttaaattgattaaaagattttaacatcAGTATTTCAATTTgtcttttcatttaattgttatattttaatgttatgagTAAGCTGTTTAACAATAGCTtgtgaatgcaatttttttttattaaggctAATTTTGATAGAAGTGCTGTGCTTGTAGAAAAAACAGCTATTAGTGGTCAATATTTCTACAATATGCAGAAGTTTACTGTCTTAGAATTAGGCTTAGGAATTATTCCAGTGACAGGAATAGAAGAATGTACTCAAGTCCTTATTTCCatggtaatataaatttttgcacaagattaaatttctatttcttattctttatttattagattattttaccattaatatatattttaaggttaaataatatctttggTAAACTTAATTTCCAGGATATTGCAAgagaattgttgaaaaattgatACACTTTGTACAATTTGTATTACAGGCCCAATTTTTGAGGggaatgaaattatatttcacaGTCATAATATCtcactaaatttcaaatataagaaaaaaattctcagatGTGCTAAATACttgcaaaaaaatgtattatttttatttatttcttattttttaatcgaaagaatttaaattgatgataattcacaaaaaatattgagaggtacttttagagatttctaattattgagAGGGATGTTTACCTACCATCCCTTCTTGCCAAAAATGGAAATGATCTgttattttaaggttttaaagctaaatattttaataagaggTCATTTTTGGTGGAGGTGATTGCCATTTTTATGGTAGTATAGGAAAATTCATCTGGGATTTTACTTGGCCGTACGAAAATACATCTAAAATTATGGTTGTGGTAAGATGATCATCTCcaggaaattaatataaatcgtttagtgaaaatttgatttattaagcaGATTTGGTATGATGGATAATGGCCATATTcacatacaaaaaaagaaatcccCTAAAGGGATCAAATCAGATAATCTCACATCGAGAGTTTATACAACCAAAATATCATTTCTGACGGTTAGAAATTGAGACTGGGGAGGTCCGAAAAGGTCTCTCCCAGTctccacaaatttgaaattaaaagtggaTACAAGTGTTCCTAACAAACACAGGAGAagcatgggtaggagatccaaagttggcgatttattgaaatataacacagccaaaacaaagccaaccccgcatatcaatattgggtttaaaaaatgccttggcgatcacgagtcgccagcaaaatttatgggaattattacaaccatgcaactaaaacattttgtagttagaaatttaaaataaaaagttaaaaatagatttttgttttcgattaggcgcgacagtgaattaataagtctgcattagtaatgaaataaaaagtatctgttacattgatcgataaaaaaattaatattttctgttcatttaaaaagattgggtccttgatttattttattaataaaataagcttaagtaatcaaagatattttaaaggataggaaaaaaatatgtactaatgccaattgtggcatcacattatttaagatttttaataaataaaaaatttattaaatcatcttcactgaacaatttatttatttggaagaaATGTGTTCacataattttctatattatgACCctttacctaaaaaaaaaaaaaaaatatttttatgaaaagaagtatttttctcaaatttttatatacaaatttagTTATGAATTGAACTTTATTTACATGTTCTGATGCACCCTGTTTAATATACACtcaatactaaaattatttacaactcTAATAATCATTTCTCAGGcaacaattttatgttttcttattgtattatgagaaatttaactcttataacctttgtaataaatatatttaatggtattaaagcttataaaattatgcaattattaagtttaattgaatcattaggttaaaaaaaaaatgtatgcccTCAAAGATTGTTTTTActgaactttaaatttatgttacattaaattttcaagttaaaatgttagaaatacTGATTATATTAAACGtttacataacaaaaaaatgctaattataggaacaaaagaaaaattttttatttcaattatatgaacatcaaataataataattgcacaATGTGTATTAAGATTTCATAGAAGAGTATGTTTGAAGATCCCTTGAGAAGATATTAGCTCCCCTATTGAACtgaaataataaggaaaattgtagatataaaagttaaaaattatgtctttttctcaacataattatttcaaagtttcaatAAGAAGTGGATtagctatttcatttttaaaaaaataaaataaaatcttaaatgcaaattataaacAACTATGTATTTTAAGATTACTCAAGGGAAATTCGCTAcatttcaataacaaaattttgatacacCTTAGAACCTGTTTtgctatatttataatattgccaacaataattcataattaactCAATAAACTACAATTACtgctttaaagttattattattaattacatatttacttcattgtacttttttttttactttattggaCTTTACTAtagttgattaaattttttttacttcattgttctttattttacttcgtTTCACTcttctttactttatttctttgtacttttctttacttttatgaaacttcaattatttatagGTACGAATGGGAAGTGAAGATAAAACTATATTCAGAATGAAGGGGAGAGTTCCTCCTTTAGAAACGTATCTCCTGAAGACACTTTTAGCAGTTCCATCTTTGGGAGAAACAAAATCACAAGCAATcctcttaaaattcaaaagtattattttatattctttatttgatGGTTATTGATACAGTACAGTTCACAGTGATACAGTAAAAGTCTGGCTATCCGAAATTTGACTAACCCAAAAAATTAAGgtactgaaatttttagaaatgtatagTTTTTTCCTTCTATAGATGAtttagaatgttaaaaaataaacagtaaaatacCGATCAATTCTCAATAAACTCCTTTAATTTTGCTCAATTAATaaactcagttttttttaaatttattgcaacaaTGAAATTGTACCCTGCTTCAAAACCAGTTTTTTAAagatacgagaaaaaaatttaaaaaaacgcacAGGgtaatgcaatatatatatgtgtgtgagaaaaaaattttttttgatcatttatataaatattaataatttttaataataagtcaaattataatagtttatgagtatttctatttttaaatagcttattGATTTTCACTGGCTTCTCTTTTCTTTagtgttttcattttcaaaaattattatgagtgtagttgctattttttattagatcATTATCATTTCTTGTTACattacattttagaataaaatttatgtttttaaatgcgGCTTCCCCTCACtagttgaatatttaaatttcatgggaaaaattcttcttcttctttataaGCGCAACAGCCTTTCACAGGCCAAGGCTGACTCGCAGATTTTCCTCCATCTGGCCCTGTCCGGTGCGACGGCCCGCCATCGGTTGACTCCCAATAGCTTGAGGTCCTTTTCAACGTCGTCTATCCATCTTGTAGGTGGTCGTCCCCTACGTCTCGTCCCTTCAATTGTGGAAAAAGTCACTTTTTTGGCAGGGACGGCATCAGAATTTCTGAAGAGGTGGCCCGGCCACCGAATTTGTCGTATTATGGAAAACATTGGCTATCAATAATAAAGTAAACTTAGTTCTTTACATCAATGTAATAatcagggtttgttgatttaaatcatgatttaaatcaaatgattttttttaaaaaatcattgatttaaatcaactaacttttttgatatatattgattataaaagttaaaaaacagtgttttaaattattgatacttttattattttcttttcttagtttcaaaatttattttaaataaattgttgcattaattaattttagttaacgaaattactttctttcttggagtgtgttaaattccaacgcattgaaaattacattattaaaaatcttttgattcttgagatagaaagtacagattaaagtaaacatttaatgctgtcttaatatagacttgcatagctgtagaaagtaattatcaaacatgaattttttcaaaaaataatgtaaatattgttaattaaaattctaccctttgaaagaaaaagcatggaattaaaatctacattatattttattggtggaaaatgtatatttctgaagcttttttaaaagcatattaaaaagaaaatacctaatttgccaaaaatagattgaaaaaaaaaggccaataaattcagatatttttttcctgatatagtgtcattcttccctttcaaactctttcaaagtctatttgaagcagtag contains:
- the LOC107441834 gene encoding Fanconi anemia core complex-associated protein 24 isoform X1 yields the protein MAEIIYPPNIPPGHIFVNDKWKDTDLLRSLKRRAQIVIVDSMDFVDFYPATEFGVIFVTEADLVAETNYKRNLAKLKKANFDRSAVLVEKTAISGQYFYNMQKFTVLELGLGIIPVTGIEECTQVLISMVRMGSEDKTIFRMKGRVPPLETYLLKTLLAVPSLGETKSQAILLKFKSLRGICNASEEDLAKVIGPSSAKQVYNFFHNC
- the LOC107441834 gene encoding Fanconi anemia core complex-associated protein 24 isoform X2, which encodes MDFVDFYPATEFGVIFVTEADLVAETNYKRNLAKLKKANFDRSAVLVEKTAISGQYFYNMQKFTVLELGLGIIPVTGIEECTQVLISMVRMGSEDKTIFRMKGRVPPLETYLLKTLLAVPSLGETKSQAILLKFKSLRGICNASEEDLAKVIGPSSAKQVYNFFHNC